A region of Rhodoferax potami DNA encodes the following proteins:
- a CDS encoding LemA family protein, which produces MVYRYTAHKGNLFARFTAYAAALGFALVLSGCGYNEFQRLDEQSKAAWSEVLNQYQRRADLVPNIVATVKGEAAFEQDTLTKVVEARAKATSMQVTPETLNNPEAFSKFQKAQGELGGALSRLLVVSEQYPNLKANQGFSDLRVQLEGTENRITVARNRYIQSVQDYNILARSFPSNLTASVLGYQPKPTLAVANEAAITVPPTVDFEKK; this is translated from the coding sequence ATGGTGTATCGATACACAGCCCACAAAGGGAATTTGTTTGCACGGTTCACAGCGTATGCAGCCGCACTCGGATTTGCGCTGGTTTTGTCAGGCTGTGGGTACAACGAGTTTCAGCGCTTGGATGAACAGTCCAAGGCTGCTTGGAGCGAAGTGCTCAACCAATACCAGCGGCGCGCTGACCTGGTGCCCAACATCGTGGCCACCGTTAAGGGGGAAGCCGCTTTCGAGCAGGATACCCTTACCAAAGTGGTGGAGGCTCGCGCTAAGGCAACCAGCATGCAAGTGACTCCAGAGACTTTGAATAATCCGGAGGCTTTTTCCAAGTTTCAGAAGGCCCAGGGAGAACTGGGTGGAGCTTTGAGCCGACTGCTGGTAGTGAGCGAGCAGTATCCCAACTTGAAGGCGAACCAAGGCTTTAGTGATCTGCGTGTCCAACTGGAAGGAACCGAAAACCGCATCACGGTGGCCCGTAATCGTTACATCCAAAGTGTGCAGGACTACAACATCCTCGCGCGTAGCTTTCCTAGCAACCTCACGGCGTCCGTCCTAGGTTATCAGCCAAAACCCACTTTAGCGGTGGCGAATGAAGCAGCCATCACCGTACCACCGACCGTGGACTTCGAGAAGAAATAG
- a CDS encoding YheT family hydrolase, translating into MNYVAPAWLPGGNLQTIWPALYSRRVFGPYPEYRRERWSTPDQDFVDVDWLVTPALAERPLLVLFHGLEGSSRSHYAEAFADYAHAQGYAYAVPHFRGCSGELNLAPRAYHSGDYEEIGWILDQFRKRHQGPIIAAGVSLGGNALLRWAEEAGDTAGQTAQAVAAVCSPIDLAAGGYAIGRGFNRWVYTRMFLNTMVPKALQKLAQFPGLFDGDALRAAKDLYEFDNLFTAPLHGFSSTEDYWARGSAKPHLPRIRIPALVVNARNDPFVPAWSLPSQADVGDFVTLWQPAHGGHVGFPHGNVPGHVRTMPEAVGNWLASALPGGERAHG; encoded by the coding sequence ATGAATTATGTAGCGCCCGCTTGGTTGCCGGGTGGCAATCTCCAGACCATTTGGCCGGCCTTGTACTCGCGACGCGTCTTCGGCCCGTATCCGGAATACCGCCGGGAGCGCTGGAGCACCCCCGACCAAGACTTTGTGGATGTGGATTGGCTGGTCACACCAGCACTGGCAGAGCGCCCGCTCCTGGTGCTGTTTCACGGGCTCGAGGGAAGCTCGCGCAGCCATTACGCCGAAGCCTTTGCGGACTATGCCCACGCACAGGGATATGCCTACGCCGTGCCCCATTTTCGGGGCTGTAGCGGCGAGCTGAATCTGGCGCCACGCGCCTACCACTCCGGAGACTATGAAGAAATAGGCTGGATCCTCGACCAGTTCCGCAAACGCCATCAGGGCCCCATCATCGCAGCCGGCGTGTCCTTGGGCGGCAATGCCCTGCTGCGATGGGCCGAGGAGGCCGGTGACACAGCAGGCCAAACGGCCCAAGCTGTTGCGGCCGTGTGTTCGCCCATCGACCTTGCCGCAGGCGGCTACGCCATCGGACGCGGCTTCAACCGGTGGGTGTACACCCGCATGTTCTTAAACACTATGGTCCCCAAGGCGCTGCAAAAGCTGGCCCAGTTCCCCGGCTTGTTTGATGGCGACGCCTTGCGCGCCGCCAAAGACCTCTACGAGTTTGACAATCTGTTCACTGCGCCCCTCCACGGCTTCAGCAGTACCGAAGACTATTGGGCCCGCGGCTCCGCCAAGCCGCACTTGCCACGCATTCGCATACCTGCGCTGGTGGTGAATGCGCGCAACGATCCCTTTGTGCCTGCGTGGAGTCTTCCCTCGCAGGCTGATGTTGGCGACTTTGTGACCTTGTGGCAACCAGCGCATGGAGGCCATGTCGGATTCCCACACGGAAACGTGCCGGGTCATGTGCGTACCATGCCAGAGGCGGTGGGCAACTGGCTCGCTTCAGCATTGCCTGGCGGGGAGCGCGCCCATGGATGA
- a CDS encoding TPM domain-containing protein, with translation MELWNRWSRGLVTLLFGMVMWGVGLGSHAASVIAVPALQARVMDTSGTLQAEEIRQLEAELAAIETDTGSQLVIWLLPSSGAEDIAALANRVANEWKVGRKLEGDGLLILVAKNDRRIRIEVAKALEGAIPDVMAGRVIQQQMAPRFAAGDYVGGLRNGVAALASLIKAEGLPAPQGPSGSGAHAQSFNWVELGVFVFFASAIGGTMARRALGTRLGSAVVGVLSAALVFYVTQWWLSCLIAGVGGFMLSIMMSRASTRSMGHHASGLSFGTGTTFGHDAGGSSAGNFRSGGGGSFGGGGASGGW, from the coding sequence ATGGAACTGTGGAACCGATGGTCGCGCGGCCTCGTTACCTTGCTTTTTGGCATGGTGATGTGGGGCGTCGGGCTGGGGTCGCATGCCGCGAGTGTGATCGCCGTTCCTGCACTTCAGGCCCGGGTCATGGATACCAGTGGCACTTTACAAGCCGAGGAAATTCGGCAACTTGAAGCGGAGTTGGCTGCAATCGAGACGGATACAGGTAGCCAGTTGGTCATCTGGCTTTTGCCCAGCAGTGGCGCCGAGGACATTGCAGCGTTGGCCAACAGGGTGGCTAATGAGTGGAAGGTCGGTCGAAAGCTGGAGGGTGACGGCCTGCTGATCCTCGTAGCCAAGAACGACCGGCGGATTCGCATTGAAGTGGCCAAGGCTCTCGAAGGAGCCATTCCTGACGTGATGGCAGGGCGCGTGATCCAACAGCAAATGGCTCCACGTTTTGCGGCGGGAGACTACGTTGGCGGATTACGCAATGGCGTGGCGGCTTTGGCATCTTTGATAAAAGCGGAAGGGCTACCTGCCCCGCAAGGGCCTTCTGGTTCCGGGGCACACGCGCAGAGCTTCAATTGGGTGGAACTTGGCGTATTTGTCTTCTTTGCCTCTGCCATCGGAGGCACGATGGCCCGGCGGGCCTTGGGCACTCGTCTTGGCTCTGCTGTGGTCGGAGTTTTATCGGCTGCATTGGTGTTTTATGTCACTCAATGGTGGCTGAGCTGCCTGATTGCGGGCGTAGGCGGCTTTATGCTTTCGATCATGATGAGTCGCGCTAGCACCAGATCTATGGGTCACCATGCATCGGGCTTGTCTTTTGGCACCGGCACCACCTTCGGGCACGATGCGGGCGGCTCCTCTGCCGGTAACTTCAGATCGGGAGGCGGCGGCAGTTTTGGCGGTGGTGGCGCCTCAGGAGGTTGGTAA
- a CDS encoding YybH family protein, with product MPKNQAKMHAAMGGTPDEIEAAFYEAMQLGDIDKLMACWADEDDIACIHPGGTRLIGVGAIRAAFEAMFAHGGAIHVKPEHIRRVESLASAVHHVLETVEILTPEGPSKAHVVATNVYHKTPQGWRLVVHHASPGSPEDAAQHHQTPQVLH from the coding sequence ATGCCTAAAAACCAAGCAAAAATGCACGCCGCTATGGGCGGAACGCCTGATGAAATTGAAGCCGCTTTCTACGAAGCGATGCAGCTTGGCGACATCGACAAGCTGATGGCATGTTGGGCGGACGAAGATGACATCGCGTGTATCCATCCTGGTGGTACCCGATTGATCGGCGTGGGTGCGATCCGCGCCGCATTCGAGGCGATGTTCGCGCACGGGGGGGCAATCCATGTGAAGCCGGAACATATTCGTCGGGTGGAGTCCCTGGCCAGTGCGGTTCACCATGTGCTGGAAACCGTGGAGATTCTTACGCCCGAAGGCCCTAGCAAAGCGCATGTTGTTGCTACTAACGTCTACCACAAGACTCCGCAAGGCTGGCGGCTCGTCGTACACCACGCGAGCCCGGGGAGCCCTGAAGATGCAGCCCAGCACCATCAAACACCACAGGTTCTCCATTGA